The Microcoleus sp. FACHB-831 genome includes a region encoding these proteins:
- a CDS encoding rhodanese-like domain-containing protein, which produces MKKIEDAIIDAKDALPDITPTPPGFKQQSSVHDLKARLEWGEPAFTILDVRERNTFNDGHILGAMSMPADELVERAQGALQPTRDIYIYAETDEQAAQAASQLRAANFSNVAELKGGFPAWKAIGGPTEGVIESRTPPGRNDYNVVDAVKTQAENQKKGSKM; this is translated from the coding sequence ATGAAAAAAATTGAAGACGCGATTATAGACGCAAAAGACGCTCTGCCAGATATTACTCCCACCCCACCGGGATTTAAACAACAGTCGTCAGTGCATGATTTGAAAGCCCGCCTAGAATGGGGCGAACCAGCTTTTACAATTCTAGATGTGCGCGAGCGCAACACCTTCAACGATGGCCACATCCTCGGTGCAATGTCCATGCCGGCGGATGAATTGGTAGAACGCGCACAGGGAGCGCTTCAGCCCACCCGCGATATCTACATTTATGCTGAAACCGATGAGCAAGCTGCTCAAGCTGCAAGCCAACTTCGTGCGGCTAATTTTTCTAACGTAGCTGAACTAAAAGGTGGCTTTCCTGCATGGAAAGCAATTGGCGGTCCTACAGAAGGCGTGATCGAATCAAGAACTCCTCCGGGGCGCAATGACTACAATGTTGTAGATGCAGTTAAAACTCAAGCAGAGAACCAGAAAAAGGGTTCTAAAATGTAA
- a CDS encoding glycosyltransferase family 1 protein, with the protein MKVGLYLKNLKAEVGGGSTFETAIFQSLLKYGADSGHKFMVFTRSQGLEKEISAKHIEVIPIQRSYANRTLKERLKYKLNKTTSGIFKQVKVENLEEKFVLNSGVEIFWYLELGTYDYLTMEIPYITTVWDLEHRNQPYFPEVSTGGRWEKRDRSYGTKIQRSAAIITGTEAGKAEIERFYQVAPERIKVIPYPTPNFALNFTSNDEQQVLNKYNIPAQYLFYPAQFWPHKNHAALLLALQFLRDEHNLVLPLVLVGADKGNQQYIQKLVADLNLSNQVHFLGFVPQEDLMLLYRNAFALTFTTLYGPDNLPPLEAFALGCPVVASIVAGANEQLGDAALLVDAKDEKQLAMAIKSLYDNPELRSTLVQRGLERASRWTGGDYMKSIFSILDEFKLIRRCWSSEEPFRRR; encoded by the coding sequence ATGAAAGTTGGTTTATATCTAAAAAATCTTAAAGCTGAAGTCGGTGGAGGTTCTACATTTGAAACAGCCATATTTCAATCGCTGCTCAAATATGGGGCTGACAGCGGTCACAAATTTATGGTATTTACTAGGAGCCAAGGGCTAGAAAAAGAAATATCAGCCAAACATATTGAGGTTATTCCTATTCAGCGTAGCTACGCAAACCGTACCCTAAAAGAACGGCTCAAATATAAGTTAAACAAAACTACAAGCGGCATATTTAAACAAGTAAAAGTAGAAAATCTGGAAGAGAAATTTGTTTTAAACAGCGGCGTTGAAATATTTTGGTATCTGGAATTAGGGACATACGATTATTTAACAATGGAAATTCCATACATTACTACAGTGTGGGATTTGGAACATCGCAACCAACCTTATTTCCCTGAAGTGAGTACAGGCGGACGATGGGAGAAGCGCGATCGCTCTTACGGAACTAAGATCCAACGCTCTGCGGCAATAATTACCGGAACCGAAGCTGGCAAAGCTGAGATTGAACGGTTTTATCAAGTAGCGCCAGAACGTATTAAAGTTATCCCTTATCCTACTCCTAATTTTGCCCTAAATTTTACTTCAAACGACGAACAACAAGTCCTGAATAAATACAATATTCCTGCACAATATTTATTTTATCCAGCGCAATTTTGGCCGCATAAGAATCATGCTGCATTATTACTAGCTTTGCAATTTTTGCGCGATGAGCATAACCTTGTTTTACCACTTGTGCTTGTTGGTGCAGACAAAGGAAATCAGCAATATATCCAAAAATTGGTGGCAGATCTTAATCTATCCAATCAAGTGCATTTTCTAGGGTTTGTACCCCAGGAAGACTTGATGTTACTATACCGCAACGCCTTTGCATTAACTTTTACGACTCTTTACGGGCCTGATAATTTACCTCCGTTAGAGGCATTTGCTTTAGGTTGTCCTGTTGTTGCGTCAATTGTTGCAGGTGCAAATGAGCAATTGGGAGATGCTGCTTTGTTAGTAGATGCTAAAGATGAGAAGCAGCTGGCTATGGCAATTAAATCGCTTTACGATAATCCCGAACTGCGCTCTACACTTGTGCAACGCGGATTGGAACGAGCATCTAGATGGACTGGTGGAGATTATATGAAAAGTATATTTTCGATACTTGATGAGTTCAAACTTATTCGTCGTTGCTGGAGTAGTGAAGAACCTTTCCGTAGAAGGTAG
- a CDS encoding class I SAM-dependent methyltransferase: MKVFANYARYYNLLYRDKDYATEANFVNQLLQSYAPGTESIIELGCGTGAHAALLAQAGYEVYGVDLSADMLEQAQTRSLTLPPALACQLNFSQGDIRNVRLERKFDAAISLFHVFSYQTSNDDLQAAFATAKYHLKPGGVFIFDCWYGPAVLSDRPTVRVKRLEDEEIIVTRIAEPIMDFNDNLVDVNYQVFIQSKDSGTVEQIHETHKMRYLFKPEIDLLLKENALELITYGEWMTGKKAGANTWQVFFVIRG; encoded by the coding sequence GTGAAAGTATTTGCAAATTATGCCCGCTACTATAATCTTTTGTACCGAGATAAAGACTACGCAACTGAGGCAAATTTTGTTAATCAATTGCTGCAAAGTTATGCCCCTGGTACAGAATCTATTATAGAGTTAGGCTGTGGAACGGGGGCACATGCAGCGCTTCTAGCACAGGCGGGATATGAAGTTTACGGTGTAGATTTGAGCGCTGATATGCTGGAGCAGGCGCAGACGCGATCGCTTACTTTACCTCCAGCACTTGCATGCCAGCTAAACTTTTCTCAAGGTGATATCCGCAACGTCCGCCTAGAGCGCAAATTTGATGCGGCGATCTCGCTATTTCACGTATTTAGCTATCAGACGAGTAACGACGATTTGCAGGCTGCTTTTGCTACTGCAAAATATCATCTTAAGCCGGGAGGAGTGTTTATTTTTGACTGTTGGTATGGTCCCGCAGTGTTGAGCGATCGCCCGACGGTTAGAGTCAAACGCTTGGAGGACGAAGAAATTATTGTTACTCGTATTGCAGAACCAATAATGGATTTTAATGATAATTTAGTGGATGTAAATTATCAAGTATTTATCCAAAGTAAAGATAGCGGTACAGTGGAACAAATCCACGAAACTCACAAAATGCGATATTTATTTAAGCCGGAAATTGATTTATTACTTAAGGAAAACGCTCTGGAATTGATTACCTATGGTGAATGGATGACAGGGAAGAAAGCCGGAGCTAATACTTGGCAGGTTTTCTTCGTAATAAGAGGATGA
- a CDS encoding DegT/DnrJ/EryC1/StrS aminotransferase family protein: MIEPIPVNQPLLDGKERQYLNECIDSGWISSEGPFVRRFEEEFATRVGRKYGIAVSNGSVAIDAAVVALEIGAGDEVILPTFTIISCAAAIVRAGAVPVVVDCDRHTWNIDIDQMEAKISPKTKAIMVVHIYGLPVDMAPILALAEKYNLKVIEDAAEMHGQTYKDKPCGSFGDISTFSFYPNKHITTGEGGMIATDDYNLAERCRSLRNLCFQPKQRFIHEELGWNLRMTNLQAALGVAQLERLDEFVARKRRMGKRYTELFADIPGLELPVPRTDYAENIYWVYGLVLKDEVPFDAPEAMRLLAEKNIGTRPFFWPMHEQPVFHKMGLFKEESHPVSERIARRGFYVPSGMALTDEQMERVAAVLREVMA; encoded by the coding sequence ATGATAGAACCAATTCCAGTTAACCAGCCCCTATTAGATGGTAAAGAAAGGCAATATCTCAACGAGTGTATTGACAGTGGTTGGATTTCCTCTGAAGGGCCATTTGTTAGAAGATTTGAAGAAGAATTTGCTACCCGGGTTGGGCGCAAATATGGAATAGCCGTGAGTAACGGTTCTGTCGCTATAGATGCGGCGGTGGTAGCTTTAGAAATCGGGGCAGGAGATGAAGTAATTCTGCCAACTTTTACTATAATTTCATGTGCAGCCGCCATTGTTAGAGCGGGTGCTGTACCAGTTGTAGTGGATTGCGATCGCCATACCTGGAATATCGATATTGACCAGATGGAAGCGAAGATATCACCAAAAACCAAAGCAATTATGGTAGTACATATTTATGGTTTACCAGTAGATATGGCTCCCATATTAGCCCTAGCTGAAAAATACAATTTAAAGGTGATTGAAGACGCTGCTGAAATGCATGGTCAAACCTATAAAGATAAACCCTGCGGCAGCTTTGGAGATATTAGCACGTTTAGCTTTTACCCCAACAAACATATAACCACGGGTGAAGGCGGAATGATTGCCACCGATGACTATAATTTAGCGGAACGCTGTCGTTCTTTAAGGAATTTGTGCTTTCAACCCAAGCAGCGCTTCATCCATGAAGAACTGGGATGGAACCTACGCATGACTAATTTACAAGCCGCATTGGGTGTGGCTCAACTAGAGAGATTGGATGAGTTTGTAGCCAGAAAGCGTCGCATGGGTAAGCGCTACACAGAACTTTTTGCAGACATTCCCGGCTTAGAATTGCCAGTCCCGCGCACAGATTATGCTGAAAATATTTATTGGGTATATGGCTTGGTTTTAAAAGACGAAGTGCCTTTTGATGCGCCAGAAGCAATGAGGCTTTTGGCTGAAAAAAACATCGGTACTCGGCCATTTTTTTGGCCTATGCACGAGCAGCCAGTATTTCATAAAATGGGATTGTTTAAGGAAGAGTCTCACCCTGTTTCAGAACGGATCGCGCGTCGAGGCTTTTATGTTCCTAGCGGAATGGCTTTGACTGATGAACAAATGGAACGGGTCGCTGCTGTTTTACGTGAGGTGATGGCGTGA